The Erythrolamprus reginae isolate rEryReg1 chromosome 3, rEryReg1.hap1, whole genome shotgun sequence genome contains a region encoding:
- the KCNA10 gene encoding potassium voltage-gated channel subfamily A member 10 has translation MMDVSSWKEMEVALVNFDNTDEIMEEPCFSSDLNAAEPPHKGRSSCASLLSNWRILINNENTNNETIFSKLSAEFCDHLGAENGGMDEGDQRVIINIAGLKFETQLKTLHQFPDTLLGDPEKRIHYFDSMRNEYFFDRNRPSFDGILYYYQSGGKIRRPANVPIDVFADEITFYELGEEAMDQFREDEGYIKDPITLLPSNDFHRQFWLLFEYPESSSAARGVALVSVLVIVISITIFCLETLPEFRDEKELKHESNNVTKAVMASNTFTDPFFIIETACIVWFSFELLVRFIVCPSKTEFFKNIMNIIDIISIIPYFVTLTTELIQHSELNGQQNMSLAILRIIRLVRVFRIFKLSRHSKGLQILGQTLKASMRELGLLVFFLFIGVILFSSAIYFAEVDEPQSHFSSIPDGFWWAVVTMTTVGYGDMCPTTLGGKIVGTLCAIAGVLTIALPVPVIVSNFNYFYHRETENEERQVLPREIEKILTSAVTGDGSIDSLNIPDENFSQEKKKSVEYSHLKGH, from the coding sequence ATGATGGATGTGTCCTCTTGGAAAGAAATGGAGGTGGCACTGGTTAATTTTGACAACACAGATGAAATAATGGAAGAGCCTTGTTTTTCCAGTGACCTCAATGCTGCTGAGCCACCACACAAGGGGCGTTCCAGCTGTGCCAGCCTTCTGTCCAACTGGAGAATACTCATCAACAATGAGAACACCAACAACGAGACCATATTCTCCAAATTGTCTGCTGAGTTCTGTGACCACTTGGGGGCAGAGAATGGGGGCATGGATGAGGGTGACCAGAGGGTAATAATCAACATTGCGGGACTGAAATTTGAGACACAGCTCAAGACGCTCCATCAGTTTCCAGATACCCTACTTGGAGACCCTGAGAAAAGAATTCATTATTTTGATTCCATGAGAAATGAGTACTTCTTTGACAGGAATAGGCCCAGTTTTGATGGAATACTGTACTACTATCAGTCTGGGGGTAAAATTCGGAGACCAGCTAACGTTCCTATAGATGTGTTTGCTGATGAGATCACTTTCTATGAACTTGGCGAAGAAGCAATGGATCAGTTCAGAGAAGATGAAGGCTACATTAAGGACCCTATCACCCTTTTGCCCTCCAATGACTTTCATAGACAATTCTGGCTGCTCTTTGAATACCCTGAAAGCTCAAGTGCGGCCAGGGGTGTGGCTTTGGTCTCAGTTTTGGTCATTGTCATTTCTATTACTATTTTCTGCCTAGAGACTTTGCCTGAATTCAGAGATGAGAAGGAGCTAAAGCATGAAAGCAATAATGTAACCAAAGCTGTTATGGCATCTAATACTTTCACCGATCCCTTCTTCATAATAGAAACCGCTTGCATCGTTTGGTTCTCTTTTGAACTCCTGGTCAGATTCATCGTTTGCCCCAGCAAAACAGAGTTCTTCAAAAACATTATGAACATCATTGACATCATATCCATCATTCCGTATTTTGTGACCCTTACTACCGAGTTGATTCAACACAGTGAGCTGAACGGTCAGCAGAATATGTCTTTGGCCATCCTAAGGATTATCCGCCTGGTCAGAGTGTTTCGTATCTTCAAGCTTTCCCGGCACTCCAAGGGGCTACAAATCTTAGGACAGACCCTCAAGGCCAGCATGAGGGAACTCGGCTTGCtcgtcttcttcctcttcatcgGAGTCATATTGTTTTCTAGTGCCATCTACTTTGCCGAGGTGGATGAACCACAGTCACACTTCTCCAGCATACCTGATGGTTTCTGGTGGGCTGTGGTCACCATGACGACTGTTGGCTATGGAGACATGTGCCCTACCACCCTGGGAGGAAAGATAGTGGGGACTTTGTGTGCTATAGCAGGGGTACTCACCATCGCACTCCCCGTGCCAGTCATTGTGTCCAACTTTAATTATTTCTACCACAGGGAGACAGAAAACGAAGAAAGACAAGTCCTGCctagagaaatagaaaaaatacTAACCAGTGCAGTCACAGGGGATGGGAGCATAGATTCCCTGAATATCCCAGATGAAAACTTTtctcaagaaaagaaaaaaagtgttgaATACTCACACCTCAAGGGACACTGA